Proteins found in one Planctomycetota bacterium genomic segment:
- a CDS encoding SMC family ATPase — protein MRFQRLAISGFGPFAGTETIDFDRLSAAGLFLLAGPTGAGKTTLLDAICYALYGETTGEGLGQGPIDGRSGADLRSARARPDQLTEVELEFSVSGARYRVVRNPQYTRAPRRGTTPVTEPARAALHRHDAAGGGRWEPLAAKVRDVTARVEEITGFTAGQFRRVVVIPQGRFRDVLVSTPAVREELLERIFGTAVYEAFEELVAKRAKEAGQALEALAAERGRLLADAEGLGDLDDAAVAVRLAADLDTGRAAAVAAKGALDKVTADHDASARALGAAGEVEALVRGVADAERALVAATAALDDLRPARDELVRAEAAAEPERLRQASAELDREVGSAAKEVETADVRLAAATDVAAVARGRLAAATTALEAVEGIDRRLGVIAEQLAAIATLRESHAAAGRALAAADTAVAIEREAEATAAAAATRASATADSAADALREARRLHAADAAGRLAALLAADAPCPVCGSRHHPAPARPQPGAPDDAAVDTLDEALAKAVQRRDQLVSAAAAAVAARVEAEGREGAARASRDALPALPEGESLQRERGDLGAWRGRLVADQSAATAEVATAEGEVRLLRERRAAAVERQQTLTRQAADAACALAAALAASPFATEGALAEAVRPAADVAALRKQITGAEQQATTAREVLADRRTRLGGRTAPDLPALRAAHDALSEKRQEALVADEQARSTVSWLESLVASHADFAARQARVGPAALAAHRLHQMVTGQAHAVERLSLHRWVLGAVLEQVVAHATVILRQMTRGRYELVRAEPATRSVAAGLDIDVLDHWTGTCRGARTLSGGETFLASLALSLALAKTAEEHQGGRRLETVFIDEGFGALDAETLEYALVALQGLRAEGRVVGVISHVEEMQRSIPVQLRLVRHGDDTTTTIVGTP, from the coding sequence ATGAGGTTCCAGCGCCTCGCGATCAGCGGGTTCGGGCCGTTCGCCGGCACCGAGACGATCGACTTCGACCGGCTCTCGGCCGCCGGCCTGTTTCTCCTCGCCGGGCCGACCGGCGCCGGCAAGACCACGCTCCTCGACGCGATCTGCTACGCCCTGTACGGCGAGACGACGGGCGAAGGCCTCGGCCAGGGGCCGATCGACGGCCGGAGCGGCGCCGACCTCCGCTCGGCCCGGGCCCGGCCCGACCAGCTCACCGAGGTCGAGCTCGAGTTCTCCGTGTCCGGCGCGCGCTACCGCGTCGTCCGCAACCCGCAGTACACGCGCGCCCCGCGCCGCGGCACGACCCCCGTCACCGAGCCGGCCCGCGCGGCGCTCCACCGCCACGACGCGGCGGGCGGGGGGCGCTGGGAGCCGCTGGCCGCCAAGGTCCGCGACGTCACGGCGCGCGTCGAGGAGATCACCGGGTTTACCGCCGGTCAGTTTCGCCGCGTCGTCGTCATCCCCCAGGGGCGGTTCCGCGACGTCCTGGTGAGCACGCCGGCCGTGCGCGAGGAGCTGCTCGAGCGGATCTTCGGCACCGCCGTCTACGAGGCGTTCGAGGAGCTCGTGGCCAAGCGCGCCAAGGAGGCGGGGCAGGCCCTCGAGGCCCTCGCCGCCGAGCGCGGCCGGCTGCTGGCCGACGCGGAAGGGCTCGGCGACCTCGACGATGCCGCCGTCGCCGTCCGCCTCGCCGCCGACCTCGATACCGGCCGCGCCGCCGCGGTGGCGGCGAAAGGGGCGCTCGACAAGGTGACGGCCGACCACGACGCCTCGGCGCGGGCGCTGGGCGCCGCCGGCGAAGTCGAGGCCCTGGTGCGTGGCGTCGCCGATGCAGAGCGGGCGCTTGTTGCGGCGACCGCGGCCCTCGACGACCTGCGCCCCGCGCGCGACGAGCTCGTGCGTGCCGAAGCGGCGGCGGAGCCCGAGCGGCTGCGGCAGGCGAGCGCCGAGCTCGACCGCGAGGTGGGAAGTGCGGCGAAGGAGGTCGAGACCGCCGACGTCCGGCTCGCCGCCGCGACCGACGTGGCAGCGGTCGCGCGTGGGCGGCTCGCCGCGGCCACGACGGCGCTCGAGGCGGTCGAGGGAATCGACCGCCGCCTCGGCGTGATCGCCGAGCAGCTCGCGGCGATCGCCACCCTCCGCGAGTCGCACGCCGCCGCCGGCCGGGCGCTTGCCGCCGCCGACACCGCAGTCGCGATCGAGCGCGAGGCCGAAGCCACGGCGGCGGCCGCCGCGACGCGAGCCAGTGCCACGGCCGACTCGGCCGCCGACGCCCTCCGCGAGGCGCGGCGCCTGCATGCGGCCGACGCCGCCGGCCGTCTGGCGGCGCTGCTCGCGGCCGACGCTCCCTGCCCGGTGTGCGGCAGCCGCCACCATCCGGCGCCGGCGCGCCCTCAGCCCGGCGCGCCAGACGACGCCGCGGTCGACACGCTCGACGAGGCGCTGGCCAAGGCGGTGCAGCGCCGCGACCAGCTCGTCAGCGCGGCGGCTGCGGCGGTGGCGGCGCGGGTCGAAGCCGAGGGGCGCGAGGGAGCGGCGCGGGCGTCGCGCGACGCGCTTCCCGCGCTCCCGGAGGGAGAGTCGCTCCAGCGCGAACGCGGCGACCTGGGAGCCTGGCGCGGTCGGCTCGTCGCCGACCAGAGCGCGGCCACGGCGGAGGTCGCCACAGCCGAGGGGGAGGTGCGGCTCCTCCGCGAGCGGCGCGCCGCCGCAGTCGAGCGCCAGCAGACACTCACCCGCCAGGCGGCCGATGCCGCGTGTGCCTTGGCCGCGGCGCTGGCCGCCTCGCCGTTTGCCACCGAGGGGGCGCTGGCCGAGGCGGTCCGGCCGGCGGCGGACGTGGCGGCGCTGCGGAAGCAGATCACGGGCGCCGAGCAGCAGGCAACGACGGCCCGCGAGGTGCTCGCCGATCGCCGCACGCGGCTCGGCGGGCGCACCGCGCCCGACCTGCCGGCCCTCCGCGCGGCCCATGACGCGCTGTCGGAAAAGCGGCAGGAAGCGCTCGTGGCCGACGAGCAGGCGCGGAGCACCGTGTCGTGGCTCGAGTCGCTCGTCGCCAGCCACGCCGATTTCGCCGCCCGCCAGGCGCGCGTGGGGCCGGCGGCGCTGGCGGCCCATCGGCTCCATCAGATGGTGACCGGCCAGGCGCACGCGGTCGAGCGGCTGAGCCTGCACCGCTGGGTGCTCGGCGCGGTCCTCGAGCAGGTCGTGGCCCACGCGACGGTGATCCTCCGGCAGATGACGCGCGGGCGCTATGAGCTGGTGCGGGCGGAGCCGGCGACGCGGAGCGTGGCGGCGGGGCTCGACATCGACGTCCTCGACCACTGGACGGGCACTTGCCGCGGCGCCCGTACGCTGTCGGGGGGCGAGACGTTCCTGGCGTCGCTGGCGCTGTCGCTGGCGCTGGCGAAGACGGCCGAGGAGCACCAGGGGGGGCGGCGCCTGGAGACGGTGTTCATCGACGAGGGGTTCGGGGCCCTCGATGCGGAGACGCTCGAATACGCGCTGGTCGCGCTCCAGGGCCTGCGGGCGGAGGGGCGCGTGGTCGGCGTGATCTCGCACGTCGAGGAGATGCAGCGTTCGATCCCGGTCCAGCTCCGCCTCGTTCGCCACGGCGACGACACCACGACCACGATCGTCGGCACGCCGTGA
- a CDS encoding DEAD/DEAH box helicase, with product MPTRSPGTLPCPGQVVKCRTRAWLVDEVDASPHGTKVALSCLEDDAQGEELEVIWELELDTCIVDREAWKSIGCKGFDDPRHFSAFVRTLRWHCVTATDPRLFQSPFRAGIRLDAYQLEPLRKALLLPRVNLFIADDVGLGKTIEAGLITSELLLRRRVKDVVVVCPPSMVPQWQGELEARFGLVFNVLDRLAMERIRQERGWAVNPWSVHPRWLVSSKLLIDETYAGPLRDWLGTLRPGSLLIFDEAHHAAPSSDNRYAIDSRITRAVRDLAPRFEHRLFLSATPHNGHSNSFSALLEILDPQRFTRGVKVRVKDLDPVMVRRLKEDIRTRVGGFPERVVKRLDIDSLPPDAPELELPRLLAEYRDLRKTRLSARATRRQAAEAMLVVVGLQTRLLSSTEAFYRTLLVHRRSMEKVWAAEAAPAPDQQHRLTIASATADAAVTAPSSDDDRADLDPAELATIEDDAIASLTAATPTGPASLATRERDLLDRMAAIADDARHRPDARLRALVTWLQKHCCPAIRLPGGSASGASTAWSPIRVLIFTEWEDTARYLWQMLSAAIEGTDLADRRIAVFRGSTPAFGREEIKKAFNADPAKEPLRILIATDAAREGLNLQAWCHNLFHFDLPWNPGRLEQRNGRIDRKLQPSPEVFCHYFVHTQRPEDRVLEVLVEKTDRIARELGSLSQVLESKIDTILKSGIDRATAAAQAADLGAIDLDAAAKAAVDEELEATRARLTKIDDQIDSLRNRINDARRAIGLDEEHLRDALSCALEMNRASPLVPLPAADPAAPARFTLPDLDTRLGRDSTWSDTLDTLREPPDSGPRDFRWRKEKPIRPVVFTAPAGIDDSVVQLHLEHRLVKRLLGRFLAQGFVHDDLSRALLGQSADAIPRVILLGRLSLYGSGAVRLHQEILTVTAQWTDPANRKGTLTPYKRSAEQHTLTLLEDVMKPAAGMRVADAIRTKLLAAMPRDIEELLVHLQTRGEEHRADAVALLDKRAAAESEALRTVLVDQKARIQKELATADDPQKTFGGDFNDDEKRQRDLDRRAWQRFLDRVDDDIAREPARIVDFYRVASYRIEPVGIAYLWPVTN from the coding sequence CTGCCGACCCGCTCCCCTGGCACGCTCCCCTGCCCCGGCCAGGTCGTGAAATGCCGCACCCGGGCCTGGCTCGTCGACGAGGTCGACGCCTCGCCCCACGGCACGAAGGTCGCGCTCTCCTGCCTCGAGGACGACGCCCAGGGGGAGGAGCTCGAAGTCATCTGGGAGCTCGAGCTCGACACCTGCATCGTGGACCGGGAGGCCTGGAAGAGCATCGGCTGCAAGGGTTTCGATGACCCCCGCCACTTCAGCGCCTTCGTCCGCACGCTCCGCTGGCACTGCGTCACGGCCACCGACCCGCGGCTCTTCCAATCCCCCTTCCGCGCTGGCATCCGCCTCGACGCCTACCAGCTCGAGCCCCTGCGAAAAGCCCTGCTGCTCCCGCGGGTGAATCTGTTCATCGCCGACGACGTCGGCCTCGGCAAGACGATCGAGGCGGGGCTGATCACCAGCGAGCTGCTCCTGCGGCGCCGCGTCAAAGACGTCGTCGTCGTCTGCCCCCCATCGATGGTGCCGCAGTGGCAGGGTGAGCTCGAGGCCCGCTTCGGCCTCGTGTTCAACGTCCTCGACCGGCTCGCGATGGAGCGGATCCGCCAGGAGCGCGGCTGGGCGGTGAACCCCTGGAGCGTCCACCCCCGCTGGCTCGTGTCGTCGAAGCTGCTGATCGACGAGACCTACGCCGGCCCCTTGCGCGACTGGCTCGGCACGCTCCGCCCCGGTTCGCTCCTGATCTTCGACGAGGCCCACCATGCCGCCCCGTCGAGCGACAATCGCTATGCCATCGACAGCCGGATCACGCGCGCGGTCCGCGACCTCGCCCCGCGCTTCGAGCACCGGCTGTTCCTCTCGGCCACTCCCCACAACGGCCACTCCAACAGCTTTTCCGCCCTCCTCGAGATCCTCGACCCGCAGCGGTTCACCCGTGGTGTGAAGGTCCGCGTCAAGGATCTCGATCCGGTGATGGTCCGAAGGCTCAAGGAAGACATCCGCACCCGTGTGGGCGGGTTTCCCGAGCGCGTCGTGAAGCGGCTCGACATCGATAGCCTTCCCCCCGACGCCCCCGAGCTCGAGCTCCCCCGGCTCCTCGCCGAATACCGCGACCTCCGCAAGACCCGCCTCTCCGCGAGGGCCACGCGCCGGCAGGCGGCCGAGGCGATGCTCGTGGTCGTCGGCCTCCAGACGCGGCTCCTCTCCAGCACCGAAGCTTTTTATAGGACGCTCCTCGTCCACCGCCGCTCGATGGAGAAGGTCTGGGCGGCTGAAGCGGCGCCGGCCCCGGACCAGCAACACCGCCTCACGATCGCCTCAGCCACGGCCGACGCCGCGGTCACGGCTCCGTCGTCCGACGACGACCGCGCCGACCTCGACCCGGCCGAACTGGCGACGATCGAAGACGACGCCATCGCCTCGCTCACCGCCGCCACGCCCACCGGCCCGGCGTCGCTCGCCACCCGCGAGCGCGACCTCCTCGACCGGATGGCCGCGATCGCCGACGACGCGCGCCATCGCCCCGACGCCCGCCTTCGAGCCCTCGTGACCTGGCTCCAGAAACACTGCTGCCCCGCCATCCGCCTCCCCGGTGGCTCGGCCTCCGGCGCGTCGACCGCCTGGTCCCCCATCCGCGTCCTCATCTTCACCGAATGGGAAGACACCGCCCGCTATCTCTGGCAGATGCTCTCGGCTGCGATCGAGGGCACCGACTTGGCCGACCGCCGGATCGCCGTCTTCCGCGGCTCGACCCCCGCCTTCGGCAGAGAAGAAATCAAAAAGGCGTTCAACGCCGATCCGGCGAAGGAGCCGCTCCGCATCTTGATCGCCACCGATGCCGCCCGCGAGGGTCTCAATCTCCAGGCCTGGTGCCACAACCTCTTTCATTTCGATCTTCCCTGGAATCCCGGTCGCCTCGAACAGCGCAACGGCCGCATCGACCGCAAGCTCCAGCCGTCGCCCGAAGTCTTCTGCCACTACTTCGTCCACACCCAGCGGCCCGAAGACCGCGTGCTCGAAGTGCTCGTCGAGAAGACCGACCGCATCGCCCGCGAGCTCGGCAGCCTGTCGCAGGTGCTCGAATCGAAGATCGACACGATCCTGAAATCAGGCATCGACCGCGCCACTGCCGCCGCCCAGGCGGCCGATCTTGGCGCCATCGACCTCGACGCCGCCGCAAAGGCCGCCGTCGACGAGGAGCTCGAGGCCACGCGCGCCCGGCTCACGAAGATCGACGACCAGATCGACTCGCTCCGCAACCGGATCAACGACGCCCGCCGCGCGATCGGCCTCGACGAAGAGCATCTCCGCGACGCCCTTTCCTGTGCGCTCGAGATGAATCGCGCCTCTCCGCTCGTCCCGCTCCCGGCCGCCGACCCCGCCGCGCCCGCGCGGTTCACCCTCCCCGACCTCGACACCCGCCTCGGCCGCGATTCCACCTGGAGCGACACGCTCGACACGCTCCGCGAGCCCCCCGACTCCGGCCCCCGCGACTTCCGCTGGCGCAAGGAAAAACCGATCCGCCCCGTCGTGTTCACCGCCCCGGCCGGCATCGACGACTCGGTCGTGCAGCTCCACCTCGAGCACCGGCTCGTAAAGCGGCTCCTCGGCCGGTTTCTCGCCCAGGGATTCGTCCACGACGACCTCTCCCGCGCCCTCCTCGGCCAGTCGGCCGACGCGATCCCCCGCGTGATCCTCCTCGGCCGACTCTCGCTCTATGGCTCGGGCGCCGTCCGGCTCCATCAGGAGATCCTCACGGTCACCGCCCAGTGGACCGACCCGGCAAACCGCAAGGGCACGCTCACGCCCTACAAACGGTCCGCCGAGCAGCACACGCTCACGCTCCTCGAAGACGTGATGAAGCCCGCCGCGGGCATGCGTGTCGCCGACGCGATCCGCACCAAGCTCCTCGCGGCGATGCCCCGCGACATCGAGGAGCTGCTCGTGCATCTCCAGACCCGCGGCGAGGAGCACCGCGCCGACGCCGTGGCCCTCCTCGACAAGCGGGCGGCTGCCGAAAGCGAAGCGCTCCGCACCGTGCTCGTGGATCAAAAAGCCCGCATCCAGAAGGAGCTCGCCACCGCCGACGACCCGCAAAAAACGTTCGGCGGCGATTTCAACGACGACGAAAAGCGGCAGCGCGACCTCGACCGCCGGGCCTGGCAGCGCTTCCTCGACCGCGTGGACGACGACATCGCCCGCGAGCCGGCGCGGATCGTCGATTTTTATCGCGTCGCGAGCTATCGGATCGAACCCGTCGGCATCGCCTACCTGTGGCCAGTCACGAATTGA
- a CDS encoding cyanophycin synthetase: MARLMEWRRTTRYDGASRWHSLPVLEVEVDPGALSRWSLAADTAARGRLSAWRGALESRPHEMAFEGSPPVPGPAFDELLGAGDAAAVLRWLWGTFLAAAGTAPTATWTELLPASRAEPDPAGFVIAATFEEPRLALACLEAARGCLVAAADGRAYDVAAAVRDAVDVADTHRLGPSTRAIVRAAEARAIPTHRVTTASLVRLGEGSRQRRIWTAETDATGTIAESIAQDKELTKLLLRQVGVPVPLGRVADTPEDACRAADELGYPVVVKPRDANHGRGISFGLVRAGQVRDAFALAVRENHDQSAGVIIEQFAPGVAHRLLVVGGAVVAASRGQHDVVVGDGRRTIAALVDEANRDPLRGENYTDLLGVMRIDEVALALLERSGLAPDSVPEAGRRVTIKVNGDLITDETDEVCPEVAARAVLAAKTVGLDVAGLDVVAEDIGRPLEAQRGMVIEVNAGPGIFMHVAPLHGRPRPVGEAIVATLFPAGADGTMLLVAVAEAPGAVAVARAAATLLDGAGLRCAIAAGGHVARAGHPDWKVGAGDGAAFEALKAHPDLDAGVAVSHAAAAERDGLGTSRLDVAVFPAGAVSAPQRAALLHALGSRGMAVVPADHPALGAIGEALGAARVVVVGGARSGAGRQVILSGERVDVITCGTIRSVPNAGTGAEHLLALAAAWATGVDPERLGASGAGSSAARQP; the protein is encoded by the coding sequence GTGGCACGGCTCATGGAATGGCGGCGGACGACTCGGTACGACGGCGCGAGCCGCTGGCATTCCCTCCCGGTGCTCGAAGTCGAGGTCGATCCGGGGGCGCTCTCGCGCTGGTCGCTCGCCGCCGACACGGCCGCGCGCGGCAGGCTGTCGGCCTGGCGCGGCGCGCTCGAATCGCGCCCCCACGAAATGGCGTTCGAGGGATCGCCGCCGGTCCCCGGCCCGGCGTTCGACGAGCTGCTCGGCGCCGGTGACGCCGCCGCCGTGCTGCGCTGGCTGTGGGGCACGTTTCTCGCCGCCGCCGGGACCGCGCCGACGGCGACCTGGACGGAGCTCCTCCCGGCGAGTCGTGCCGAGCCCGACCCGGCCGGATTCGTGATCGCGGCCACGTTCGAGGAGCCGCGGTTGGCACTGGCCTGCCTCGAAGCGGCGCGCGGCTGTCTCGTCGCTGCCGCCGACGGCCGGGCCTACGACGTCGCCGCGGCGGTCCGCGACGCGGTCGACGTCGCCGACACCCACCGCCTCGGGCCGAGCACGCGCGCCATCGTCCGCGCCGCCGAGGCCCGCGCGATCCCCACCCACCGGGTCACCACCGCGAGCCTCGTGCGCCTCGGCGAGGGGAGCCGGCAGCGGCGGATCTGGACGGCCGAGACCGACGCCACAGGCACGATCGCCGAGTCGATCGCCCAAGACAAGGAGCTGACCAAGCTCCTCCTCCGGCAGGTCGGCGTGCCGGTGCCGCTGGGGCGCGTCGCCGACACCCCCGAGGATGCCTGCCGCGCCGCCGACGAGCTCGGCTATCCGGTCGTCGTCAAGCCGCGCGACGCCAACCACGGCCGCGGGATCTCGTTCGGCCTCGTGCGCGCCGGGCAGGTGCGCGACGCCTTCGCGCTGGCGGTCCGCGAAAACCACGACCAATCGGCCGGCGTGATCATCGAGCAGTTCGCTCCCGGTGTCGCCCACCGGCTGCTGGTCGTCGGCGGGGCGGTGGTCGCCGCGTCGCGCGGCCAGCACGACGTGGTCGTCGGCGACGGCCGGCGCACGATCGCGGCGCTGGTCGACGAGGCCAACCGCGATCCGCTCCGCGGCGAGAACTACACCGATCTCCTCGGCGTGATGCGGATCGACGAGGTGGCCCTGGCGCTCCTCGAGCGCTCCGGCCTCGCCCCCGACAGCGTCCCCGAGGCCGGTCGGCGCGTGACGATCAAGGTCAACGGCGACCTGATCACCGACGAGACCGACGAGGTCTGCCCGGAGGTCGCGGCGCGGGCCGTGCTCGCCGCGAAGACGGTCGGCCTCGACGTCGCCGGGCTCGACGTCGTCGCCGAAGACATCGGCCGGCCGCTCGAGGCGCAGCGCGGGATGGTGATCGAGGTCAACGCCGGTCCGGGGATCTTCATGCACGTCGCCCCGCTCCATGGCCGGCCGCGCCCCGTCGGCGAGGCGATCGTCGCCACGCTGTTTCCCGCCGGCGCCGACGGCACGATGCTGCTCGTGGCCGTCGCCGAGGCGCCGGGGGCCGTGGCGGTGGCCCGCGCGGCCGCGACCCTGCTCGATGGCGCGGGGCTCCGCTGCGCCATCGCCGCCGGCGGCCACGTGGCGCGGGCGGGCCATCCCGATTGGAAAGTCGGTGCCGGCGACGGAGCCGCGTTCGAGGCCCTCAAGGCCCATCCCGATCTCGACGCCGGCGTGGCCGTCAGCCATGCCGCGGCCGCCGAGCGCGACGGCCTGGGCACGAGCCGGCTCGACGTCGCGGTGTTTCCCGCCGGGGCCGTGTCGGCGCCGCAGCGCGCCGCCCTGCTCCACGCCCTCGGCTCCCGCGGCATGGCCGTCGTGCCGGCCGACCATCCGGCCCTGGGCGCGATCGGGGAGGCGCTCGGCGCCGCGCGTGTCGTGGTCGTCGGTGGCGCGCGTTCCGGTGCCGGCCGCCAGGTGATCCTCAGCGGCGAACGGGTGGACGTGATCACCTGCGGCACGATCCGGTCGGTCCCGAATGCCGGCACCGGTGCCGAGCACCTGCTCGCGCTGGCCGCCGCCTGGGCCACCGGGGTCGATCCCGAGCGGCTCGGCGCCTCCGGCGCGGGATCGTCGGCCGCCCGGCAGCCCTGA
- a CDS encoding exonuclease SbcCD subunit D, with protein MPAPVPSTCSRWPPPGPPGSIPSGSAPPARDRRPPGSPEARWEYAAMRILHTADWHLGRVLGGLDLIPAQRHAIEAIVAIAADARPDVIVVAGDLYDRAVPGEEAVGLLDEALRRLGEIAPVIAIAGNHDSGARLDFGTEFFRRAGVHLAGRPRARPARVELADAHGPVTFHLLPFATPADARFLTGRDDVASHEAATAALLAGADTSAGGRHVLVGHLFAQGGESSDSERDISVGGVATVPTALFAPFHYTALGHLHRPHALADGRIRYAGSPARYSFSEEHQRKTVALVALDAAGAVTVEEIPLPALHGMRTLRGRFDDLVRAAADDADRQRDLIRVEVVDPIVPPGARERLRTLYPLLLEFRVEPPARGPADAARPALDDLARSSPHAFVERFLGDRYPDAACDAVRALARECMEQALAAERER; from the coding sequence ATGCCGGCACCGGTGCCGAGCACCTGCTCGCGCTGGCCGCCGCCTGGGCCACCGGGGTCGATCCCGAGCGGCTCGGCGCCTCCGGCGCGGGATCGTCGGCCGCCCGGCAGCCCTGAAGCCCGTTGGGAATACGCAGCGATGCGGATCCTCCACACCGCCGACTGGCATCTCGGCCGGGTCCTCGGCGGCCTCGACCTGATCCCGGCGCAGCGCCACGCGATCGAGGCGATCGTCGCGATCGCGGCCGACGCGCGCCCCGACGTGATCGTCGTCGCCGGCGATCTCTACGACCGCGCCGTGCCCGGCGAGGAGGCGGTCGGCCTGCTCGACGAGGCCCTCCGCCGGCTCGGGGAGATCGCCCCGGTCATCGCGATCGCCGGCAACCATGATTCCGGCGCCCGGCTCGACTTCGGCACCGAGTTTTTCCGCCGGGCCGGCGTCCACCTCGCCGGCCGGCCGCGTGCCCGTCCGGCGCGCGTCGAGCTGGCCGATGCCCACGGGCCGGTCACGTTCCACCTGCTGCCGTTCGCCACGCCGGCCGACGCCCGGTTCCTGACGGGGCGCGACGACGTGGCGTCGCACGAGGCGGCGACGGCGGCGCTGCTCGCCGGTGCCGACACGTCGGCCGGCGGCCGCCACGTGCTCGTCGGCCATCTGTTCGCCCAGGGGGGCGAGTCGTCCGACTCGGAGCGCGACATCTCCGTCGGCGGCGTGGCCACCGTGCCCACGGCGCTGTTCGCCCCGTTCCACTACACGGCGCTCGGCCATCTCCACCGGCCCCACGCGCTGGCCGACGGCCGGATCCGCTATGCCGGGTCCCCCGCCCGCTACTCCTTCTCCGAGGAGCACCAGCGCAAGACCGTGGCGCTGGTCGCGCTCGATGCCGCCGGCGCCGTGACCGTCGAGGAGATCCCGCTTCCCGCGCTCCACGGGATGCGCACGCTCCGCGGCCGGTTCGACGACCTCGTCCGCGCCGCGGCCGACGACGCCGACAGGCAGCGCGACCTGATCCGCGTCGAAGTCGTCGACCCGATCGTGCCCCCCGGCGCCCGCGAGCGCCTCCGCACGCTCTACCCGCTGCTGCTCGAATTCCGCGTCGAGCCCCCCGCGCGCGGCCCGGCCGACGCCGCCCGCCCCGCGCTTGACGACCTCGCCCGGTCGAGCCCCCACGCCTTCGTCGAGCGGTTCCTCGGCGACCGCTATCCCGACGCCGCCTGCGACGCGGTCCGGGCGCTGGCGCGGGAGTGCATGGAGCAGGCGCTCGCCGCGGAGCGTGAGCGATGA
- a CDS encoding DUF3800 domain-containing protein, translating into MYVLYLDASGTPELQDRNTRHYVLVGLCMHEGSWFALDRRLRAVKQRYCLADTDPDQFEIHVKEFAGTIKEQDEIPDFQEMAWAERRARVLELRKQKLLAEQSNSKRNNRRDRYRNSAPYVHLSREERSQLLDDAIEVIAGYDSIRLFGEAIDKSHPAVLSGTADLREQAFTQVVARFDTFLQKKASWRRRDSPRGRVDHGLLMHDHDASTQSVVEPLFRKYRQKGHSFGLIKHVIDVPFFGSSDKVGGLQLADVAAYVVRRYLDKGAAAGSHEERQFMQIF; encoded by the coding sequence ATGTACGTCCTCTATCTCGATGCCTCCGGAACTCCCGAGCTGCAGGACCGAAATACCAGGCACTACGTGCTCGTCGGGCTGTGCATGCACGAGGGCAGTTGGTTCGCGCTCGACAGGCGTCTTCGAGCAGTGAAACAGAGATACTGTCTTGCCGATACAGACCCGGACCAGTTCGAAATCCATGTCAAGGAGTTTGCGGGCACGATCAAGGAACAGGACGAGATTCCTGATTTTCAGGAGATGGCCTGGGCGGAGCGAAGGGCTCGAGTGCTCGAACTTCGAAAACAGAAGCTGCTCGCAGAACAATCGAACTCGAAGCGGAATAATCGTAGGGATCGCTACCGGAATTCCGCGCCGTACGTTCACTTGTCTCGTGAGGAACGGTCGCAGCTTCTCGACGATGCGATCGAGGTGATCGCGGGCTACGACTCGATTCGGTTGTTTGGCGAGGCTATCGACAAGAGTCATCCTGCCGTTTTGTCCGGTACTGCTGATCTGCGGGAGCAGGCATTCACGCAGGTGGTAGCCCGGTTTGACACCTTCCTCCAGAAGAAGGCCTCGTGGCGACGGCGAGATAGCCCCCGTGGACGTGTCGATCATGGGTTGTTGATGCACGATCATGACGCATCGACGCAATCAGTCGTCGAGCCCTTGTTTCGGAAATATCGGCAGAAGGGGCACTCCTTCGGGCTGATCAAGCATGTGATTGATGTGCCGTTTTTCGGTTCCAGTGACAAGGTCGGGGGGCTACAGCTCGCAGACGTCGCGGCATATGTCGTGCGGCGTTATCTCGACAAAGGCGCCGCAGCCGGCAGTCATGAAGAGCGTCAGTTCATGCAGATTTTTTAG